Proteins encoded together in one Vigna angularis cultivar LongXiaoDou No.4 chromosome 5, ASM1680809v1, whole genome shotgun sequence window:
- the LOC108339605 gene encoding cyclin-B1-2, translating to MEDASASKYIPHQIGGLQNDSFRFGLDGVKSDIVGSHPLQSSLQSTRRMEEAMKRQCKVNLYGTAFPLKEELDRQILSRFQRPPGPIPSSMLGLETVTGSIDHFGFEDCLNDPRDSETFRPSDMHHGMEVRLGLSKGPVYPSII from the exons ATGGAAGACGCATCTGCATCAAAGTACATCCCGCACCAGATCGGAGGGCTCCAAAACGACTCGTTTCGATTCGGACTCGATGGAGTCAAAAGCGACATTGTTGGTTCTCACCCTCTCCAATCGTCTCTCCAATCC ACAAGGAGGATGGAAGAAGCTATGAAGAGGCAATGTAAAGTTAATTTGTATGGAACTGCTTTTCCACTGAAGGAGGAGCTTGACAGGCAAATATTGTCTAG GTTCCAGCGGCCTCCTGGACCAATTCCATCTTCAATGCTGGGCTTGGAGACTGTTACAGGAAGCATTGATCACTTCGGTTTTGAGGATTGTCTAAATG ACCCCCGTGACTCGGAGACTTTCAGGCCATCCGACATGCATCATGGGATGGAAGTTCGCCTTGGTCTGTCTAAGGGACCAGTGTACCCaagtattatataa
- the LOC108340489 gene encoding sulfite reductase [ferredoxin], chloroplastic: protein MTTSFGAATTSAALKDAKLQIPNFHGLRPAAASSLTRNALPLPSSTRSLVITRAVSTPVQPETTTVKRSKVEIFKEQSNFIRYPLNEDMLTDAPNIGEAATQLIKFHGSYQQYNREERGSRSYSFMIRTKNPCGKVSNQLYLTMDDLADQFGIGTLRLTTRQTFQLHGVLKKDLKTVMGTIIRNMGSTLGACGDLNRNVLAPAAPLVRKDYLLAQETAENIAALLSPQSGFYYDIWVDGEKILSSEPPEVVQARNDNSHGTNFPDSPEPIYGTQFLPRKFKIAVTVPTDNSVDILTNDIGVVVVTDEAGEPQGYNIYVGGGMGRTHRVETTFPRLAEPLGYVPKEDILYAVKAIVVTQRENGRRDDRRYSRMKYLISSWGIEKFRSVVEQYYGKKFEPFRVLPEWEFKSYLGWHEQGDGKLFYGLHVDNGRIGGKMKKTLREVIEKYNLNVRITPNQNIILTDVRSSWKRPITTTLAQAGLLQPRFVDPLNITAMACPAFPLCPLAITEAERGIPDILKRIRAVFDKVGLRYSESVVVRITGCPNGCARPYMAELGLVGDGPNSYQIWLGGNKKQTSLARSFMDKVKLHDLENVLEPLLYYWKQRRQSKESFGDFTNRMGFDKLKEHVEKWEGPVVAPSRHNLKLFADKETYDAMDELAKLQNKSAHQLAMEIIRNYVASNQNGKGE from the exons ATGACGACGTCGTTCGGTGCAGCTACCACATCGGCGGCGCTGAAGGACGCCAAGCTTCAGATCCCAAACTTCCATGGCTTGAGGCCTGCCGCCGCCTCTTCTCTCACGCGCAATGCTCTCCCGCTTCCTTCATCCACGCGTTCTCTCGTCATCACACGTGCCGTTTCTACg CCCGTGCAGCCTGAAACTACCACTGTAAAGCGCAGCAAAGTTGAAATATTCAAAGAACAAAGCAATTTCATAAGATATCCTCTGAATGAGGACATGTTGACGGATGCCCCTAATATAGGTGAGGCTGCCACTCAGTTGATCAAGTTTCATGGAAGCTATCAACAGTACAATAGAGAAGAGCGTGGTTCTCGGAGCTACTCTTTCATGATACGTACTAAGAACCCTTGTGGGAAGGTTTCAAACCAACTTTACTTGACCATGGACGATCTTGCTGACCAGTTTGGGATTGGGACGCTTCGGCTCACCACCAGACAAACTTTTCAGCTCCATGGTGTTCTTAAGAAGGATCTTAAAACAGTGATGGGTACCATTATTAGAAATATGGGCTCGACTCTTGGTGCGTGTGGTGACCTAAACAGGAATGTGCTTGCTCCTGCTGCGCCCCTCGTGAGAAAGGATTATCTTTTGGCTCAGGAGACTGCGGAAAACATTGCTGCGCTCCTGTCTCCCCAGTCTGGTTTCTACTATGATATTTGGGTAGACGGAGAAAAGATTTTGTCATCAGAACCGCCTGAAGTAGTTCAGGCACGGAATGACAATTCTCATGGGACAAATTTCCCAGATTCACCGGAGCCCATCTACGGTACTCAGTTCTTGCCAAGGAAATTCAAAATTGCTGTTACAGTACCAACTGATAACTCGGTGGACATTCTCACAAATGACATTGGTGTTGTTGTTGTCACCGATGAAGCAGGGGAGCCTCAAGGGTACAACATATAT GTAGGTGGAGGAATGGGAAGAACTCATAGGGTAGAAACCACTTTTCCTCGCTTGGCCGAACCGTTAGGTTATGTACCAAAGGAGGATATTTTGTATGCAGTGAAGGCAATTGTTGTCACACAACGAGAAAATGGGAGACGAGATGACCGCAGGTATAGTAGAATGAAATATCTGATCAGCTCTTGGGGAATTGAAAAGTTTAGAAGCGTGGTTGAGCAGTATTATGGCAAGAAATTTGAACCTTTCCGTGTATTGCCAGAATGGGAATTTAAAAGTTATCTTGGCTGGCATGAACAG GGTGATGGCAAATTATTTTATGGGCTTCATGTTGATAATGGTCGAATTGGTGGAAAGATGAAAAAGACATTGAGGGAGGTTATTGAGAAGTATAATTTGAATGTGAGAATCACTCCAAATCAGAACATCATCTTGACTGATGTTCGTTCTTCATGGAAGCGTCCAATTACAACAACTCTTGCTCAGGCTGGTCTGCTG CAACCTAGATTTGTAGATCCCCTCAACATAACAGCAATGGCATGCCCTGCTTTCCCATTATGTCCACTTGCAATTACTGAAGCTGAACGTGGGATACCTGACATTCTTAAGCGTATTCGGGCTGTTTTTGATAAG GTTGGTCTGAGGTATAGTGAGTCTGTAGTTGTAAGGATAACTGGATGCCCTAATGGCTGCGCTAGACCATACATGGCTGAACTTGGGCTAGTTGGTGATGGCCCAAATAGTTACCAG ATTTGGCTTGGAGGGAACAAGAAACAAACATCATTAGCTCGAAGTTTCATGGACAAGGTGAAGCTTCACGACCTTGAAAATGTTTTGGAACCTTTACTTTATTATTGGAAGCAAAGACGTCAATCTAAAGAATCATTTGGTGACTTCACAAACAGAATG GGATTTGATAAGCTTAAGGAACATGTTGAGAAATGGGAAGGTCCGGTGGTTGCACCATCACGCCACAATCTCAAGCTTTTTGCCGACAAGGAGACGTACGATGCAATGGATGAATTGGCAAAGCTTCAAAACAAAAGTGCTCATCAGTTGGCCATGGAAATTATCCGTAATTATGTTGCTTCTAACCAAAATGGAAAAGGTGAATGA
- the LOC108339801 gene encoding uncharacterized protein LOC108339801, whose translation MGMAWLQLQRIITKGGANLISTLPHSTPSSSSRLFSKSPHYAVKVGIPEFLNGIGKGVESHVPKLESDIGDFQKLLVTRTLKLKKLGIPCKHRKLILKYTHKYRLGLWRPRVESIKA comes from the exons ATGGGAATGGCGTGGTTGCAGTTGCAGAGAATCATCACCAAAGGAGGTGCTAATTTGATCTCAACACTCCCACACTCTAcgccttcttcttcttctagaCTCTTCTCCAAATCACCCCACTATGCTG TGAAGGTTGGAATACCAGAGTTTCTAAACGGAATTGGGAAAGGGGTTGAGTCTCACGTTCCCAAGCTCGAATCCGATATCGGAGATTTCCAGAAGCTTCTTGTCACTCGCACCCTCAAGCTCAAGAAGCTCGGCATTCCTTGCAAACAT AGGAAGTTAATATTGAAATACACACACAAGTACAGGCTGGGATTATGGAGGCCACGTGTTGAGTCCATCAAAGCTTGA
- the LOC108339730 gene encoding altered inheritance rate of mitochondria protein 25 — MKNWQREGWKWLSNMASSSVRFHGNVAVAAKHNRNPFTLTRPFGSAIDGGNEVDLHRLTREFLAKLWVDDRKMRNYGGRKLVKYCGGYGGDPRWFSASSGAVRRGKRRLGLKQPPISQSVSEFFESLSPEEAKVAPLLARSNLLITRDIEWANLVMGFEQENRYAIVDACYPQSPVGFIREQSNVITRQLLRLRRPFVAHITDGLGNELFRVRRPFWWITSSIYAEVDGKEVGVVHRRWHLWRRIYDLYLGNKQFAVVENPGLWNWTFTLKDINGEVLAQIDRDWRGFGFEILTDAGQYVIRFGSSDPSSKIGAANAIEDLEVSRTLTLTERAVTVALAISLDNDYFSRHGGWGLPFLVAEE, encoded by the exons ATGAAGAATTGGCAGAGGGAGGGTTGGAAATGGCTATCAAACATGGCAAGTTCCTCTGTTCGTTTTCATGGAAACGTTGCCGTTGCTGCCAAACACAATCGCAATCCCTTTACTCTGACTCGGCCATTCGGAAGCGCCATTGATGGTGGAAATGAAGTGGATCTTCATCGATTGACGAGGGAGTTCCTCGCAAAGCTTTGGGTTGATGATAGAAAAATGAGAAACTACGGAGGGAGGAAATTAGTTAAATATTGTGGAGGTTATGGTGGTGACCCGCGCTGGTTTTCTGCTTCATCTGGTGCCGTCAGAAGAGGTAAACGACGGCTCGGTTTGAAGCAACCCCCTATCAGTCAATCCGTCTCTGAATTCTTCGAATCACTGTCTCCCGAAGAG GCCAAGGTAGCACCACTGCTTGCCAGGTCCAATTTGCTGATTACCAGAGATATCGAGTGGGCAAATCTTGTAATGGGCTTTGAACAG GAAAATCGTTATGCAATTGTAGATGCGTGCTATCCCCAGTCG CCCGTAGGTTTTATTCGTGAACAGAGCAATGTTATTACCAGACAG TTGCTTCGTCTAAGGCGGCCTTTTGTTGCACACATAACTGACGGCTTGGGGAATGAGCTCTTTAGG GTTCGAAGACCCTTTTGGTGGATAACAAGCTCAATTTATGCAGAAGTTGATGGTAAG GAAGTTGGAGTAGTTCACAGGAGATGGCATCTCTGGAGAAGAATCTATGATTTGTATCTGGG GAATAAGCAATTTGCTGTGGTAGAGAATCCTGGCTTATGGAATTGGACATTCACACTGAAAGATATTAATGGTGAGGTGCTTGCTCAAATAGACCGTGACTGGAGGGGTTTTGGCTTTGAG ATTTTGACCGATGCTGGTCAGTATGTGATTCGATTTGGGAGTTCTGACCCCAGCTCTAAGATTGGTGCTGCTAATGCA ATTGAAGACCTGGAAGTCAGTCGCACACTGACCCTTACAGAGAGAGCTGTAACTGTAGCTCTTGCTATATCATTAGATAACGACTACTTCTCAAGACACGGAGGCTG GGGACTACCCTTCCTTGTTGCCGAAGAGTAA
- the LOC108339757 gene encoding protein VASCULATURE COMPLEXITY AND CONNECTIVITY, giving the protein MERKALIVCCVVGFLGLLAAATSFAAEATRIKASQVHFVSINQCTYPRSPAMGLGLIAALALMVSQIIINVATGCVCCRRSSQIPDSNWKVALACFVLSWFTFVIGFLLLLTGAALNDQRGEENVYFGYYYCYVVKAGVFAGGAILSLASAAFGIVYYISLTEKKNAMQYPYPNQGVIAMAQPQIPSQTNQDPVFVHEDTYVRRQFT; this is encoded by the exons ATGGAGAGAAAGGCTTTGATAGTGTGCTGCGTCGTTGGCTTCCTCGGACTGTTGGCGGCTGCAACTAGCTTCGCTGCTGAAGCGACAAGGATTAAG GCTTCTCAAGTTCATTTTGTTTCTATCAATCAGTGCACGTATCCTCGAAGTCCTGCCATGGGTCTTGGTTTAATTGCGGCTCTGGCTCTTATGGTatctcaaataatcataaatgtTGCAACTGGGTGTGTTTGTTGCAGAAGAAGTTCCCAAATCCCAGATTCCAACTGGAAGGTGGCACTGGCCTGCTTTGTTTTGTCCTG GTTCACATTTGTAATTGGTTTTCTGCTGTTGCTTACTGGTGCTGCACTGAATGATCAAAGAGGTGAAGAGAATGTGTACTTTGGGTACTACTACTGCTATGTGGTGAAAGCTGGAGTGTTTGCAGGGGGTGCAATTTTATCCCTTGCAAGTGCTGCATTTGGAATTGTGTATTACATTTCCCTAACTGAGAAAAAGAATGCTATGCAATACCCATATCCCAACCAAGGGGTCATAGCCATGGCACAACCTCAGATTCCATCTCAGACTAATCAAGATCCAGTCTTTGTGCATGAAGACACATACGTTAGACGACAGTTCACATGA
- the LOC108340415 gene encoding phosphatidylinositol N-acetylglucosaminyltransferase subunit C, producing the protein MDPGLANNSSSPRPRWRKVAYGGMQPGYDDNHTDESFLEGMVMNASVVKRDMLKVMLDSVSISEYLCIVALVVLVWTCTLTSTIDENSLLLIDVSLLVSGFLILLFTQEMLSLSLLLHYVLNISFFITVLYVLAPIYQTLTRSISSDSIWAVAASLLVLHLFLHDYSESTVKAPGVLKNPALTSCISVNASVVASVFMASRLPSRLHVFAIMLFSLQVFLFAPLVTYCIKKYSFRMHLCFSLSLMVMTLSFVYMLHRLLFVVLLSLLVFVNVVCPYWLIRIQEYKFEINGPWDEAKLCFDITD; encoded by the coding sequence ATGGATCCTGGCTTGGCTAATAATTCTTCATCGCCTCGTCCCAGATGGAGAAAAGTAGCATATGGTGGTATGCAACCTGGTTATGATGACAATCATACAGATGAATCTTTCCTTGAAGGAATGGTGATGAATGCCAGTGTTGTAAAAAGGGACATGCTAAAGGTGATGCTGGACTCAGTATCCATTTCTGAATATTTATGCATTGTTGCTCTTGTTGTCTTGGTCTGGACTTGTACACTTACATCAACTATTGATGAAAATTCTCTCCTGTTGATTGATGTAAGTCTGCTTGTTTCAGGCTTTTTAATTCTCCTTTTCACTCAAGAAATGCTTTCCCTTAGTCTCCTTCTCCATTATGTCCTTAATATCTCCTTTTTCATAACCGTGTTATATGTTTTGGCTCCCATCTATCAAACTCTTACAAGGTCCATTAGTTCGGATTCCATTTGGGCAGTAGCTGCATCACTTCTAGTACTTCACCTTTTTCTGCATGACTATTCAGAATCCACGGTCAAAGCCCCGGGGGTTCTTAAGAATCCTGCATTGACCAGTTGTATCTCTGTAAATGCTTCTGTAGTAGCCTCTGTTTTCATGGCTTCTCGACTTCCATCAAGACTACATGTGTTCGCTATCATGTTATTCTCCCTTCAGGTTTTCCTTTTTGCTCCACTTGTTACTTactgtattaaaaaatattccttCCGCATGCACCTATGCTTTTCTCTCAGTTTGATGGTCATGACCTTAAGTTTTGTGTACATGCTGCATCGCCTCCTTTTTGTGGTGCTGCTTAGTCTGTTGGTTTTTGTGAACGTGGTCTGTCCTTATTGGCTTATAAGGATTCAGGAGTACAAGTTTGAGATCAATGGACCTTGGGATGAGGCTAAACTTTGTTTTGACATTACCGACTGA
- the LOC108339736 gene encoding uncharacterized protein LOC108339736, with translation MATAASRRPKWRHHPPPPPTPRILHFPRRRPSFRRDVKSNNSNRLGTLIDRERRARPPIVLLDNNGGSEGERRRERVGSLEGWALEEEKWKFQAEMLRAECNLLRMEKEIAVKKLQRTRVKMETTLRSALHTLVSGRIRICEGKNVDMVLDEEIHELTEKLQRLQKRSKVKDLGAKKNKNFDKQVCVLQSRLEKLGGSSDEIYMREFQEMENISLSIKRCSGIDDSIVASGKLNVEILRRKMEGLSKGILLQRMEEEYNSLLSSATCSLASSASTSKRVELQDSSSMRVPQREKLSCEGNPCSGHCKTVVRRIVEQVRAETEQWSQMQEMLGQVREEMEELQASRDFWEDRAKQSDFDIQSLHNAVQEWKEKAVSSESKTKELEAELSMVRGDLERLKKEQNVVKGTKCLPIPVDTQNELEKRIVVCSSKKNSNFTENSKHGDVQRSGERKTHGGNGGFLAPKRSPLRDIGNSSLLMRQNGKAVFPLRCHISTDVEKIH, from the exons atggcaaCTGCAGCATCGAGAAGACCCAAGTGGCGCCACCACCCTCCGCCTCCTCCAACCCCGAGGATCCTGCACTTTCCTCGCCGGAGACCCTCTTTCCGGAGGGACGTTAAAAGCAACAATAGCAACAGGTTGGGGACTCTGATTGATCGAGAAAGACGTGCACGTCCTCCCATAGTGCTGTTGGACAACAACGGTGGCAGTGAGGGTGAGAGGAGGAGGGAGAGAGTGGGGAGTCTCGAAGGGTGGGCCTTGGAGGAagagaagtggaagtttcaaGCAGAAATGTTAAGGGCTGAATGTAACTTGTTGAGGATGGAGAAGGAGATTGCGGTTAAGAAGTTGCAGAGGACTCGTGTTAAGATGGAGACAACTCTAAGATCTGCTCTTCACACACTTGTTTCT GGAAGAATCAGGATTTGTGAAGGGAAGAATGTTGATATGGTTTTGGATGAGGAGATTCATGAGTTGACTGAGAAACTTCAGAGATTGCAGAAGAGGTCGAAAGTGAAGGATTTAGGAgccaagaaaaacaaaaattttgacAAGCAAGTCTGTGTTCTGCAGAGCCGGCTAGAGAAGCTTGGAGGATCCTCAGATGAGATATATATGAGGGAGTTTCAAGAGATGGAAAACATAAGCCTGTCAATTAAAAGGTGTAGCGGAATTGATGATAGCATTGTTGCAAGTGGAAAACTGAAT GTGGAGATTCTGAGGAGAAAAATGGAGGGATTGTCAAAGGGAATATTATTACAGAGAATGGAGGAAGAGTATAACTCACTGCTGTCCAGTGCTACTTGTTCTCTTGCTAGTTCTGCTTCAACTTCCAAGAGAGTTGAACTTCAAGATTCATCTTCCATGAGAGTACCTCAGCGG GAGAAACTATCTTGTGAAGGGAATCCATGCTCAGGGCACTGCAAAACTGTCGTACGGAGAATTGTAGAGCAAGTTAGAGCAGAGACTGAGCAATGGTCACAAATGCAGGAGATGCTTGGTCAGGTGAGGGAAGAGATGGAGGAATTACAAGCTTCTCGAGATTTTTGGGAAGATCGAGCCAAGCAATCTGATTTTGATATTCAATCCCTTCACAATGCT GTGCAAGAATGGAAAGAAAAAGCTGTTTCATCTGAAAGTAAAACGAAGGAACTTGAAGCAGAACTCTCCATGGTCCGTGGTGATCTTGAAAGATTGAAGAAGGAACAGAATGTGGTGAAGGGGACCAAATGCTTGCCCATTCCAGTGGACACACAGAATGAGCTGGAGAAGCGAATAGTGGTTTGTTCATCAAAGAAAAATAGCAACTTTACAGAAAATAGCAAGCACGGTGATGTTCAAAGGAGTGGAGAAAGAAAAACTCATGGTGGTAATGGTGGATTCTTAGCTCCAAAAAGATCACCACTCAGAGACATTGGCAACTCCTCATTGTTGATGAGACAGAATGGCAAAGCAGTTTTCCCTTTGCGTTGTCATATTTCTACTGATGTTGAGAAAATTCACTAG